Proteins found in one Synechococcus sp. LA31 genomic segment:
- a CDS encoding N-acetylglucosamine-6-phosphate deacetylase — translation MHWLSCVRLPSEPGLWRIGVNNHGLISAVHPLPDDSSAAGDPWAGDWLSPMGVDLQINGGLGLAFPELTPADLPKLQELLELLWRDGVEAIAPTLVTCGVEELRMALEVLRQARAQHQPGRCLLLGAHLEGPFLAEARRGAHPRQHLAAPSLEGLNERIAGFEREIALVTLAPELPGAGDVIEALQQLGILVSLGHSDATEAQASAAFTQGVGMITHAFNAMPGLHHRAPGPIAAAALRGDVALGLIADGVHVAPSMAVLLQRLMPEQVLLVSDALAPYGLADGVHRWDERSLIVEQGSCRLEDGTLAGVTLPLLEAVRRLASWSGEADQAIAAATVLPRRVLGAATTTSALLRGRPLAHCLRWSGQGDQLRWGWAG, via the coding sequence ATGCACTGGCTGAGCTGCGTGCGTCTGCCGAGTGAGCCCGGTCTCTGGCGGATCGGGGTGAACAACCACGGCCTCATCAGCGCCGTGCACCCCCTGCCCGACGACAGCAGCGCCGCTGGCGACCCCTGGGCTGGCGACTGGCTAAGCCCGATGGGCGTCGACCTACAGATCAACGGCGGCCTGGGGCTTGCCTTCCCGGAGCTCACCCCGGCCGACCTGCCCAAGCTGCAGGAACTCCTGGAGCTGCTCTGGCGCGATGGGGTGGAAGCGATCGCGCCCACCCTGGTGACCTGCGGCGTGGAGGAGCTGCGCATGGCCCTGGAGGTGCTGCGGCAGGCACGGGCCCAGCATCAACCTGGGCGATGCCTGCTGCTGGGGGCCCACTTGGAAGGCCCCTTCCTGGCGGAGGCCCGGCGCGGCGCTCATCCCCGCCAGCACCTAGCAGCACCAAGCCTGGAGGGCCTGAACGAGCGCATCGCCGGCTTCGAGCGGGAGATCGCGTTGGTCACTCTGGCGCCGGAACTGCCCGGAGCCGGAGACGTGATCGAGGCGCTGCAGCAGCTGGGCATCCTGGTGAGCCTCGGCCACAGCGACGCCACAGAAGCTCAGGCCAGCGCCGCCTTCACCCAGGGAGTGGGGATGATCACCCACGCCTTCAATGCGATGCCCGGGCTGCACCATCGCGCCCCAGGCCCGATCGCGGCGGCGGCTCTGCGGGGGGATGTGGCCTTAGGGCTGATCGCCGATGGCGTGCACGTGGCCCCTTCGATGGCGGTGCTTCTGCAACGGCTCATGCCTGAGCAAGTGCTGCTGGTCAGCGATGCGCTGGCCCCTTATGGCCTTGCCGATGGAGTGCACCGCTGGGATGAGCGGTCCCTGATCGTGGAGCAGGGCAGCTGCCGGCTGGAAGACGGCACCCTGGCCGGTGTGACCCTGCCGCTGCTGGAAGCCGTGCGGCGCCTGGCCAGCTGGAGCGGGGAGGCGGATCAAGCCATCGCCGCCGCCACAGTGCTGCCGAGACGTGTGCTGGGTGCAGCAACGACCACAAGCGCGTTGCTGAGGGGCAGACCCCTGGCCCACTGCCTGCGCTGGAGCGGCCAAGGCGATCAACTGCGATGGGGCTGGGCGGGCTGA
- the rsmH gene encoding 16S rRNA (cytosine(1402)-N(4))-methyltransferase RsmH, protein MLAGFAELDRLLDQHSKAALIDCTLGGGGHSALLLEAHPRLRLIGLDQDPTARAAAAERLAPFGDRVQIVATNFADYSPVEPVVAVLADLGVSSPQLDVAERGFSFRHDGPLDMRMNPAAGETVAELIERLEETELADLIYAYGEERLSRRIARRLKHDLAEQGSYSGTAALAYAVAGCYPPKARRGRIHPATRTFQALRIAVNDELGVLDRLLEAAPDWLLPGGLFGVISFHSLEDRRVKTAFVSDERLQRITRKAVQATAEEESLNPRSRSARLRLARRRDA, encoded by the coding sequence GTGCTGGCTGGGTTCGCGGAGCTCGATCGCCTGCTCGATCAGCACAGCAAGGCTGCCCTGATCGACTGCACCCTTGGTGGGGGTGGCCACAGTGCGCTGCTGCTGGAAGCTCATCCACGCCTGCGGCTCATCGGTCTGGATCAAGACCCCACCGCCCGTGCCGCAGCCGCTGAGCGTCTGGCCCCCTTCGGTGATCGCGTGCAGATCGTGGCCACCAACTTTGCTGATTACTCCCCCGTGGAGCCTGTTGTGGCGGTGCTGGCGGACCTTGGGGTGAGCAGTCCCCAGTTGGATGTGGCGGAGCGGGGCTTCAGCTTCCGCCACGATGGCCCTCTCGACATGCGGATGAATCCTGCTGCCGGTGAAACCGTGGCGGAGCTGATCGAGCGGCTCGAGGAAACGGAGCTGGCGGATCTGATCTATGCCTATGGCGAGGAGCGCCTCTCCCGCCGCATTGCCCGGCGCCTCAAGCACGATCTGGCCGAGCAGGGCTCCTACAGCGGCACCGCTGCGCTGGCCTATGCAGTGGCTGGTTGTTATCCACCCAAAGCCCGACGCGGCCGCATTCATCCCGCAACCCGCACCTTCCAGGCCCTTCGCATCGCGGTGAACGACGAGCTCGGCGTGCTCGATCGTTTGCTGGAGGCTGCTCCCGACTGGCTGCTGCCGGGCGGGCTTTTCGGTGTGATCAGCTTCCATTCGCTCGAAGATCGCCGCGTTAAGACCGCCTTTGTGAGCGATGAGCGGTTGCAGCGGATCACCCGTAAGGCCGTGCAGGCCACCGCCGAGGAAGAATCCCTCAACCCCCGCAGCCGTAGTGCGCGGTTGCGCCTTGCGCGCCGCCGCGACGCGTGA
- the bchM gene encoding magnesium protoporphyrin IX methyltransferase → MPAEQLLNSTEAQKAAEKQEVKGYFETTGFDRWNRIYSESDDVNKVQRNIRIGHQKTVDNVLAWLKEQGNLAGRSFCDAGCGVGSLTLPLAELGASSIAASDLSEAMAKEAERRANEAGVQKGQITFLASDLESLSGSYNTVVCLDVFIHYPQEPAEEMVRHLASMAEQHLIVSFAPYTPLLALLKGIGQLFPGPSKTTRAYTLKEAGIVKAAAEAGFVLKQRSLNQAPFYFSRLLAFEKA, encoded by the coding sequence ATGCCCGCCGAGCAGCTTCTCAACAGCACCGAGGCCCAGAAAGCCGCCGAGAAGCAGGAGGTGAAGGGCTACTTCGAAACCACCGGTTTCGATCGCTGGAACCGCATTTACAGCGAATCGGACGACGTGAACAAGGTGCAGCGCAACATCCGCATCGGCCACCAGAAAACGGTGGACAACGTGCTGGCCTGGCTCAAGGAGCAGGGCAACCTGGCGGGCCGCAGCTTCTGTGATGCCGGCTGCGGCGTGGGCAGCCTCACCCTGCCGCTGGCCGAACTGGGAGCCAGCTCCATCGCCGCTTCTGACCTCTCGGAAGCAATGGCGAAGGAAGCCGAGCGGCGCGCCAACGAAGCGGGCGTGCAAAAGGGGCAGATCACCTTCCTGGCCTCCGACCTGGAGAGCCTGAGCGGCAGCTACAACACCGTGGTCTGCCTGGATGTGTTCATCCACTACCCCCAGGAGCCCGCAGAGGAGATGGTGCGCCATCTGGCCTCGATGGCCGAGCAGCACCTGATCGTGAGCTTTGCCCCGTACACACCGCTGTTGGCCCTGCTCAAGGGCATCGGCCAGCTGTTTCCCGGCCCCAGCAAAACAACCCGCGCCTACACCCTCAAAGAAGCCGGCATCGTGAAAGCTGCCGCAGAGGCTGGCTTCGTGCTGAAGCAGCGCAGCCTCAACCAGGCCCCCTTCTATTTCTCCCGCCTGCTGGCCTTCGAAAAGGCCTGA
- the purE gene encoding 5-(carboxyamino)imidazole ribonucleotide mutase yields MPEQSAPRVAVVMGSDSDLPTMQPAVAMLERFGVEAEVRVLSAHRTPLEMVVFAQQAAGRGFKVIIAGAGGAAHLPGMVASLTTLPVIGVPVQTRALSGVDSLHSIVQMPAGIPVATVAIGNGANAGLLAAQILATADAALAELVAAYRQQLHDQVVAKDARLLELGSAAYLQQMP; encoded by the coding sequence ATGCCTGAACAGTCAGCACCTCGTGTGGCCGTGGTGATGGGTAGTGATTCCGACCTGCCCACCATGCAGCCGGCCGTGGCGATGCTTGAGCGCTTCGGTGTGGAGGCGGAGGTGCGGGTGCTCTCGGCCCATCGCACTCCCCTGGAGATGGTGGTGTTTGCGCAGCAAGCTGCTGGGCGGGGCTTCAAGGTGATCATTGCTGGCGCCGGTGGAGCAGCCCATCTGCCGGGCATGGTGGCCTCGCTCACCACGCTGCCGGTGATCGGCGTGCCGGTGCAGACCCGTGCGCTCTCCGGTGTGGATTCTCTGCATTCGATTGTGCAGATGCCAGCCGGTATTCCCGTGGCCACCGTGGCGATCGGGAATGGCGCTAACGCCGGTCTGCTGGCTGCACAGATTTTGGCCACCGCTGATGCAGCCCTGGCTGAGCTGGTAGCGGCCTACCGGCAGCAGCTGCACGATCAGGTGGTGGCCAAGGATGCCCGCCTGCTGGAGCTTGGCAGCGCCGCCTATCTCCAGCAAATGCCCTGA
- a CDS encoding class A beta-lactamase-related serine hydrolase, translating into MAFKTNLQRSLEQGLRKILRDIRWSRIHDFGPTEDSFPEGPAPVLNVRPNIDLAVLAFDQNNQLAAAANVLVSRDAPKGFIAELSENLEATDVVWQRWNQQRWDDNEDWAQATSGTRKDQLLKGDAEAGDLPFMSPYPASLFAVPLAYFVMEEVERGTLNFKRVRRPLADAIRVSSNEATRELLQLLHERGLVNRMNRRFEQLGLGTIQIKGTDPATGGDWQVDKITMTSLDTTKLFWLLTNDQPQQILWRNAKGEPVRSSLNTSSRSFLQKLLTQEAFNEALSTSNFGVYRQDGRRRGPAEIQAGIPGRAPARWIDPITGVVRFESDGTLFDYGEDVRPFNRDGSTREFSHKTGLTYNFGSDGGIVRPLDADMGWHYVVAFNSNLGYRYTDREHADAKSYPLYGNPSIAYTQEIPRLGRHLDQLLEPLLHG; encoded by the coding sequence ATGGCTTTCAAGACGAACCTGCAGCGCAGCCTTGAGCAGGGGCTGCGCAAGATTCTTCGTGATATCCGCTGGAGCAGGATTCACGATTTCGGTCCCACGGAAGACAGCTTTCCAGAAGGGCCCGCACCGGTGCTGAACGTGCGGCCCAATATCGATCTCGCGGTTCTTGCCTTCGATCAGAACAACCAGCTGGCTGCCGCTGCCAATGTGCTGGTCTCCCGCGATGCACCCAAGGGTTTTATCGCTGAACTCAGCGAGAATCTTGAGGCCACTGACGTGGTGTGGCAACGCTGGAATCAACAGCGCTGGGACGACAACGAAGACTGGGCACAAGCCACATCTGGTACCCGCAAAGATCAACTGCTGAAAGGCGATGCGGAGGCGGGCGATCTTCCGTTTATGAGCCCATATCCAGCGTCCTTGTTTGCCGTGCCGCTGGCCTACTTCGTTATGGAGGAAGTTGAGCGGGGCACGCTGAACTTCAAGCGGGTGAGACGACCACTGGCCGATGCGATTCGCGTATCAAGCAACGAAGCCACGCGCGAACTGCTGCAACTGCTTCACGAGCGCGGCTTAGTGAACAGAATGAATCGCCGTTTTGAGCAACTTGGGTTAGGAACGATTCAGATCAAGGGCACTGATCCCGCCACTGGGGGTGACTGGCAAGTGGACAAGATCACCATGACTAGCCTCGACACCACGAAGCTATTTTGGCTGCTGACCAATGACCAACCGCAGCAAATCCTCTGGCGCAATGCCAAGGGAGAGCCGGTGCGCAGCAGCCTGAATACATCCTCCCGTTCGTTCCTTCAAAAGCTGCTCACCCAGGAAGCATTCAACGAGGCCCTCTCCACCTCAAACTTCGGCGTCTACCGCCAGGACGGTCGTCGCAGAGGGCCTGCCGAGATTCAGGCTGGAATTCCCGGGCGAGCACCGGCGCGATGGATTGATCCGATCACAGGAGTGGTGCGCTTTGAGAGCGATGGAACACTGTTTGATTACGGGGAGGATGTTCGCCCTTTCAATCGCGACGGCTCCACGCGGGAGTTCAGCCATAAAACCGGCCTCACCTACAACTTTGGATCAGACGGGGGAATCGTGCGGCCGCTTGATGCCGACATGGGCTGGCATTACGTGGTGGCTTTCAACAGCAATCTGGGCTATCGCTACACCGATCGAGAGCACGCAGACGCCAAGAGTTATCCCCTCTATGGCAACCCTTCCATTGCTTACACCCAGGAGATCCCGAGGCTGGGGCGCCACTTGGATCAACTGCTGGAACCTTTATTGCACGGCTGA
- a CDS encoding AI-2E family transporter, whose product MLERLVLPLWLRLSLALPLLTLNLWVLRQLLLPLAPFPALFLAAALMAFLLDLPTRWLADRGLPRWLAVLLVMGAGLGVLVLAALWLLPRLIEQLGELINALPSWLVEGEIWLDRLEAWAVDHGLPTEFTDLSSTLFARASQLASQLSQRLLGILGATLGITVNTVIVVVLAVFLLLGGERIVAGLARWLPDGVRDLVITTLNRTFRGYFGGQVLLAVILSALQIVVFALLGIPYGVLFAVAIGFTTLVPYASALTIVLVSVLLALEDPRTGLEVLAAAISVGQLVDQVIQPRLMGSIVGLQPAWLLVSLPVGARIGSLMGFGDLLGLLLAVPVASCIKTFFDAWRPQPQVDGSAVQ is encoded by the coding sequence ATGCTTGAGCGCCTGGTGTTGCCGCTGTGGCTGCGGCTGAGCCTGGCCCTGCCGCTGCTCACTCTCAATCTCTGGGTGCTGCGCCAATTGCTGTTGCCCCTGGCGCCTTTCCCTGCGCTGTTTCTGGCGGCTGCCTTGATGGCGTTTTTGCTGGATCTGCCCACCCGCTGGCTGGCTGATCGCGGCCTGCCCCGTTGGCTCGCCGTGCTTTTGGTGATGGGGGCGGGGCTCGGCGTGCTGGTGCTGGCTGCGCTCTGGCTGCTGCCCCGCTTGATCGAGCAGCTTGGTGAGCTGATCAATGCTTTGCCCTCTTGGCTGGTGGAGGGTGAGATCTGGCTCGATCGCCTGGAAGCCTGGGCGGTGGATCACGGCCTGCCCACCGAATTCACTGATCTCAGCAGCACGCTCTTCGCCCGGGCGAGTCAGCTGGCCAGTCAGCTCAGCCAGCGGCTGCTGGGCATCCTTGGGGCCACGCTCGGGATCACGGTGAACACCGTGATCGTTGTGGTGTTGGCGGTGTTCCTGCTGCTGGGCGGTGAGCGGATCGTGGCGGGGTTGGCCCGTTGGCTGCCTGATGGTGTGCGTGATCTGGTGATCACCACCTTGAATCGCACGTTTCGGGGCTATTTCGGGGGCCAAGTGTTGTTGGCCGTGATTCTGAGCGCTCTGCAGATCGTGGTGTTCGCCCTGCTGGGCATTCCCTATGGGGTGCTGTTCGCCGTGGCGATCGGGTTTACAACCCTGGTGCCCTATGCCAGTGCGCTCACCATCGTGCTGGTGAGCGTGTTGCTGGCGCTGGAAGATCCACGCACTGGTCTTGAAGTGCTCGCCGCGGCGATCAGTGTGGGCCAGCTGGTGGATCAGGTGATCCAGCCCAGGCTGATGGGGAGCATCGTGGGGTTGCAGCCGGCCTGGCTTCTGGTGTCACTACCGGTGGGCGCCCGCATCGGCAGCTTGATGGGCTTTGGCGACCTGCTGGGGCTACTGCTGGCGGTGCCAGTGGCCAGCTGCATCAAAACCTTTTTTGATGCCTGGCGGCCTCAGCCCCAGGTGGATGGATCAGCCGTGCAATAA
- a CDS encoding translation initiation factor, with amino-acid sequence MAKGGWQEFSRVESLQRGTPATEPTAKAQQRVRVQRTKAGKGGKMVTAITGLDAPEAELKALLKQLKAAAGTGGTVKEGVIELQGDQVAPALAALEKAGYRPKQAGG; translated from the coding sequence ATGGCCAAGGGCGGTTGGCAGGAATTCAGTCGAGTCGAGAGCTTGCAACGCGGCACCCCTGCCACAGAACCCACGGCCAAGGCCCAGCAACGGGTGCGCGTCCAGCGCACCAAGGCCGGTAAAGGCGGAAAAATGGTGACCGCGATTACCGGTCTGGACGCTCCCGAGGCTGAGCTCAAGGCACTTCTCAAGCAACTCAAGGCCGCTGCAGGCACAGGCGGCACTGTGAAAGAAGGCGTCATCGAACTCCAGGGCGACCAAGTGGCACCTGCCCTGGCCGCCCTTGAGAAGGCCGGCTACCGGCCCAAGCAGGCGGGCGGCTGA
- a CDS encoding pseudouridine synthase, with protein sequence MIKTAPNEGWLPAAFNGGHAYRDRVSAAYPSVVAFYAGRYTHSDRAVWSERLAAGEVWRNGQQLLADAPLAAGDRLVWHRPPWQEPAVPVLNKASVVFDDGDLLVLNKPSGLPVLPAGGFLQHTLLSQLNVWAPEARPVHRLGRFTSGVLVCARRPASRAWLSAQLRESTAAAQPHSDQQHSGAEEHPSSGCRKIYRALTQPLPADWPVGESRDVTTAIGRRPHPLLGEIWCAADSSATAALPSRSCFTLLERRLESCLVEVAIATGRPHQIRIHAAAIGAPLEGDPLYSAGGRAHPQVLPGEGGYLLHARRFVLRPPARAPLHLEAAPPLRLRITPGNTPIVGERWFTEA encoded by the coding sequence TTGATTAAAACGGCTCCGAACGAAGGCTGGCTGCCGGCTGCCTTCAATGGTGGCCACGCTTATCGCGATCGCGTCAGCGCTGCATACCCGAGCGTTGTCGCGTTCTACGCCGGGCGCTACACCCATTCGGATCGGGCGGTGTGGAGCGAGCGCCTTGCCGCCGGTGAGGTCTGGCGGAACGGCCAGCAGCTCCTGGCCGATGCGCCCCTCGCCGCTGGGGATCGGCTGGTGTGGCATCGGCCGCCCTGGCAGGAGCCTGCCGTGCCGGTGCTGAACAAGGCCTCGGTCGTGTTCGATGACGGCGATCTACTGGTGCTCAACAAGCCCAGCGGCCTGCCGGTGCTGCCCGCCGGCGGCTTCCTGCAGCACACGCTGCTGTCGCAGCTGAATGTCTGGGCCCCGGAGGCTCGCCCGGTGCATCGGCTGGGGCGCTTCACCTCAGGGGTGTTGGTGTGCGCCCGCCGTCCTGCCAGCCGCGCTTGGCTGAGCGCCCAGTTACGCGAGAGCACCGCGGCGGCTCAGCCTCACAGCGATCAGCAGCACTCGGGCGCCGAGGAGCATCCCTCCTCGGGTTGCCGCAAGATTTACCGAGCCCTCACGCAACCGTTGCCAGCGGACTGGCCAGTGGGCGAATCCCGCGACGTCACCACCGCGATCGGCCGACGTCCCCATCCGCTGTTGGGGGAGATCTGGTGCGCAGCAGATTCCTCCGCCACCGCTGCGTTGCCTTCCCGCAGTTGCTTCACCCTGCTGGAGCGCCGGCTGGAGAGCTGTTTGGTTGAGGTGGCGATTGCCACGGGCCGCCCCCATCAGATCCGCATTCATGCCGCTGCGATCGGGGCACCGTTGGAGGGCGATCCGCTGTATTCCGCCGGTGGTCGTGCGCATCCGCAGGTGCTGCCCGGCGAGGGCGGATATCTTCTGCATGCCCGTCGCTTCGTGTTGCGACCTCCGGCGCGCGCACCGCTGCACCTGGAGGCGGCGCCCCCTCTTCGTCTGAGAATCACCCCGGGCAACACGCCGATAGTCGGCGAGCGTTGGTTTACCGAGGCTTAA
- a CDS encoding oxidoreductase, giving the protein MPPRSLLRVLQLALLPALAVYVLALLLSAAAGIRTQLVIRDLAQTCDTALGVGLLSNLGYLGWIAAAAIALFTALSGVVEVRGRVRQLLLSGGLFSLLLCLDDMFLLHDRYIGSTFLYSLYAIFALLILFRFRSQVNALAGGSFLLAVVLLGLSVIIDQLQEVIPVPYSTLQLFEEGAKFLGIATWLAFWWQAGAGAGKLKG; this is encoded by the coding sequence ATGCCCCCGCGTTCTTTGCTTCGGGTGCTCCAGCTGGCGCTGCTGCCAGCCCTGGCGGTGTATGTGCTCGCTCTGCTGCTCAGTGCGGCCGCGGGCATTCGCACCCAGCTGGTGATCCGCGACCTGGCCCAGACCTGTGACACCGCCCTGGGGGTGGGGCTGCTCTCCAATCTGGGCTATCTGGGGTGGATCGCGGCTGCAGCCATTGCTCTGTTCACCGCGCTCTCAGGGGTGGTTGAGGTGCGTGGCCGAGTGCGTCAGCTGCTGCTCAGCGGCGGGTTGTTCTCGCTGCTGCTCTGTCTTGATGACATGTTTCTGCTGCACGACCGCTACATCGGCAGCACTTTTCTCTACAGCCTCTACGCGATCTTTGCCCTGCTGATCCTGTTTCGCTTTCGCAGCCAGGTGAACGCCCTCGCTGGTGGCTCCTTTCTGCTGGCAGTGGTGCTGCTGGGGCTCTCGGTGATCATCGATCAGCTTCAGGAGGTGATCCCGGTGCCTTATTCCACCTTGCAGCTGTTCGAGGAGGGGGCCAAATTCCTGGGGATTGCCACCTGGCTCGCCTTTTGGTGGCAGGCCGGGGCTGGGGCAGGCAAGCTGAAAGGGTGA
- the cysC gene encoding adenylyl-sulfate kinase: MAAPSVPYGELTNQGASTNIAWHHASVDRAGRAEQRGHRSAILWFTGLSGSGKSTLANAVNAALFERGLACYVLDGDNIRHGLCKDLGFSDADREENIRRIGEVSKLFLDAGVVVLTAFVSPFKADRDRARALVTSGDFVEIHCAADLAVCEQRDTKGLYAKARAGEIKEFTGISSPYEAPEAPELKVDTGSQSLEQSVAQVLAHLSAQGVIPEGS; this comes from the coding sequence ATGGCCGCCCCTTCGGTTCCCTACGGCGAGCTCACCAACCAAGGAGCGTCGACCAACATCGCCTGGCACCACGCTTCGGTGGATCGGGCCGGCCGCGCTGAACAGCGGGGCCACCGCAGCGCCATCCTCTGGTTCACCGGCTTGAGCGGCTCCGGCAAGAGCACCCTGGCCAATGCGGTGAACGCGGCGCTGTTCGAACGCGGCCTGGCCTGCTATGTGCTCGATGGCGACAACATCCGCCACGGCCTCTGCAAAGACCTCGGCTTCTCCGATGCCGACCGCGAAGAGAACATCCGCCGCATCGGCGAAGTGAGCAAGCTCTTCCTCGATGCAGGCGTGGTGGTGCTCACCGCGTTTGTGTCGCCCTTCAAGGCAGACCGCGACCGAGCCCGTGCCCTCGTGACCAGCGGCGACTTCGTGGAGATCCACTGTGCGGCCGATCTGGCCGTGTGCGAACAGCGCGACACCAAAGGCCTCTACGCCAAGGCCCGCGCTGGCGAAATCAAGGAATTCACTGGCATCTCCAGCCCCTACGAAGCACCGGAAGCCCCCGAGCTGAAGGTGGACACCGGCAGCCAGAGCCTTGAGCAGAGCGTGGCGCAGGTGCTGGCCCACCTGAGCGCCCAGGGCGTGATTCCTGAGGGAAGCTGA
- a CDS encoding cysteine desulfurase family protein yields MADPVIYLDHQATTPCEPAVVAAMEPWWSDQFANPASRSHRPGLLAAAAVEQARTQIARGLGVEPAGVVFTSGATEANNLALKGLAEAELQAGGQRRHLVALATEHRAVLDPLHYLSRHGFELTLLPVQADGLVDLERLQASLRPDTLLLSTMAANNEIGVLQPLAAIGQLCRARGIRFHCDGAQAIGHIPLQPATLGIDLLSFSGHKLYGPKGIGALWIAPGVQVAPQLHGGGQEQGLRAGSLPVPLIVGLAKALELALNDREARAQRLEALRDRLWQRLAALGGVHRNGAAAPRLAHNLNLWIEGLDGAQLQRALRPVLAVSSGSACSSGQPSHVLQALGLSRQQAAAAIRFGLGRHTTSAEINAAVAALEHAITEARQL; encoded by the coding sequence ATGGCTGATCCCGTCATCTACCTCGACCATCAAGCCACCACGCCGTGTGAGCCGGCGGTGGTGGCGGCGATGGAGCCTTGGTGGAGCGATCAGTTCGCCAACCCCGCCAGCCGCAGCCACCGACCAGGCCTGCTGGCAGCCGCGGCCGTGGAGCAGGCCCGCACGCAGATCGCGAGAGGGCTGGGCGTGGAGCCGGCAGGGGTGGTCTTCACCAGCGGCGCCACAGAGGCCAACAACCTGGCGCTCAAGGGGCTCGCGGAAGCAGAACTGCAGGCCGGAGGCCAGCGGCGCCACCTGGTGGCCCTGGCCACCGAGCATCGGGCCGTGCTCGATCCGCTCCATTACCTCAGCCGCCATGGCTTCGAGCTCACGCTCCTCCCCGTGCAAGCCGATGGGCTGGTGGATCTGGAACGCCTGCAGGCCAGCTTGCGGCCCGACACGCTCCTGCTCAGCACCATGGCCGCGAACAACGAGATCGGCGTGTTGCAGCCTCTGGCTGCCATCGGCCAGCTCTGCCGTGCCCGCGGTATCCGCTTCCATTGCGACGGCGCCCAAGCCATCGGCCACATCCCTCTGCAGCCAGCGACCCTGGGCATCGACCTGCTCAGCTTCAGCGGCCACAAGCTGTATGGCCCCAAAGGCATCGGAGCCCTTTGGATTGCGCCGGGGGTGCAGGTGGCGCCGCAACTCCACGGTGGCGGCCAGGAGCAGGGTCTGCGGGCTGGCAGCTTGCCGGTGCCGCTGATCGTGGGACTGGCCAAGGCGCTGGAGCTAGCGCTCAACGATCGAGAGGCGCGGGCTCAGCGGCTTGAGGCCCTGCGCGATCGTCTGTGGCAGCGCCTGGCGGCACTGGGGGGGGTTCACCGCAATGGTGCCGCCGCTCCGCGCCTGGCCCACAACCTCAACCTCTGGATTGAAGGCCTCGATGGCGCTCAACTGCAGCGGGCCCTGCGTCCCGTGCTGGCGGTGAGCAGCGGCTCGGCCTGCAGCAGCGGCCAGCCCTCCCACGTGCTGCAGGCCCTCGGGCTGAGCCGCCAACAGGCGGCTGCAGCCATCCGATTCGGCCTTGGGCGCCACACCACCAGCGCGGAGATCAACGCCGCAGTGGCTGCCCTCGAACACGCCATCACCGAGGCACGGCAGCTCTGA
- a CDS encoding response regulator transcription factor, with protein sequence MSLEPDPQAAEQAAEVPLQPPARLLLVDDEPGLRTAVQAYLEDEGFQVTTAVDGEDGWAKAQELLPDLVISDVMMPRLDGYGLLRKLRDDERLGGTPVIFLTAKGMTADRIEGFQAGCDDYIPKPFDPDELVARVRNVVRRQERLLQEAARFADADIGQMAKQITEIRSLLATGGSKQQGAAVKHEFTPREASVLQLVAEGMMNKEIARRLETSIRNVEKYVSRLFTKTGTASRTELVRYALENGLVD encoded by the coding sequence ATGAGCCTCGAACCCGACCCCCAGGCTGCCGAGCAGGCTGCTGAAGTTCCACTGCAGCCCCCGGCCCGGCTGTTGCTAGTCGATGACGAACCGGGCCTGCGCACGGCGGTGCAGGCCTACCTGGAAGACGAAGGCTTTCAGGTGACCACCGCCGTGGACGGTGAAGACGGCTGGGCGAAGGCCCAGGAGCTGCTGCCTGATCTGGTGATCAGCGATGTGATGATGCCCCGCCTCGATGGCTACGGGCTGCTGCGCAAGCTGCGCGACGACGAGCGCCTGGGTGGCACGCCGGTGATCTTCCTCACCGCCAAGGGCATGACGGCCGATCGCATCGAGGGCTTCCAGGCCGGCTGCGACGACTACATCCCCAAGCCGTTCGATCCCGATGAGCTGGTGGCCCGCGTGCGCAACGTGGTGCGCCGCCAGGAGCGGCTGCTGCAGGAAGCCGCCCGTTTTGCTGATGCCGATATCGGCCAGATGGCGAAGCAGATCACCGAGATTCGTTCGCTGCTGGCCACAGGTGGCAGCAAGCAGCAAGGCGCTGCGGTGAAGCATGAGTTCACGCCGCGTGAGGCCTCTGTGTTGCAGCTGGTGGCGGAGGGAATGATGAACAAGGAGATCGCCCGGCGTCTGGAAACCTCCATCCGCAACGTGGAGAAATACGTGAGCCGCCTGTTCACCAAAACCGGCACTGCCAGCCGCACCGAATTGGTGCGCTACGCCCTCGAAAACGGCCTGGTTGATTAA